The sequence CTGCAAACGCTACCACAGTTTTATGATCAAAGAGATCGGTGGTAGACAGGTCATACCCACCCACCTTTCCCACCATTCGAAAGATCACTTGAGGGACACGCTGGCCCTCTTGATTAAACAACATTGGCTCAGCTCCTTACTCGCATTCAACATCAGTTAGTTCTCGGCTTATTTATAGCGTTGCACCCAGGGACAACCCGACTCGATTTGCCCCAATAAATCGGGGGTTACAAAGCGTTGTCAAAGCTCAGGAACTCAAGCAGATATTAAGTTGTATTCACTACGAGTTGATATGTTGAAAGCTTAATCAATCAAACCCGCTGCTGTGCGCCAGCCATAAAAGTGTTTTGCAACATGTAATATCTCTACAAAATGAAATCTGTCGCTAGATGCAGGCTTAAAACAGTATTTTCTGCATTCTTAGCCACCGATCGCATGGGATGCCCGGCTGAATCCACCGCCGATCGCACCTTGACTTTGCTAGAGGGCCATAGTTCTTTAGGTGTCAGTCTTCTTTAACTAAGGTTAAAACGTATCTTGCGATACACTTTTCGATCGCTCAATTTGATCTGATCAGTAGGACACTTGCCCTACCCTGCCCCAGGAGCGATTACCGATGGATACTCCTTCCCCCGTAGACGTGGCCGTATCCACTGCCCTGGCCAAAGAGCGCACTGCCACCGACATCGAGAGCATTAAGCGGACGTTTCTCAACAATCTGTTTTATGTGCAGGGCAAGCCGGTGTCGCTGGCCACCCAGCACGACTATTACATGGCCCTGGCCTACCTGGTGCGCGATCGCATGCTGCACCGCTGGAATGGCACCGCCGAGAGCTATACCCAGCACCGCGCCCGCACGGTCTGCTACCTGTCGGCGGAGTTTTTGATGGGGCCACACCTGGGCAACAACTTGATCAACATGGGCATCTACGAGCCGGTGAAGCAGGCCATGGAAGAACTGGGGCTTGACTTTGATACCCTGCTGGCCCAGGAGGAGGAGCCGGGGCTGGGGAACGGCGGCCTGGGTCGCCTAGCCGCCTGCTATTTGGATTCCCTGGCCTCTCTTGAAGTGCCCTCGGTGGGCTACGGCATTCGCTACGAGTTTGGCATTTTTGAGCAAGACCTGCGCGACGGCTGGCAGGTGGAACGCACCGACAAATGGCTGCGCTACGGCAATCCTTGGGAGGTGGCCCGCCCTGAGTGGTCGGTCGAGGTCAAGTTTGGCGGCTACACCGAAACCTACATCGATGACCAGAACCGCTACCGGGTGCGCTGGGTGCCCGATCGCGAAGTGCTGGGGGTGCCCTACGACACGCCGATCTTGGGCTACCAGGTGCACACCGCCAATACCCTGCGCCTCTGGAAGGCCGAGGCGATCGAATCCTTTGACTTTGCGGTGTTTAACCAAGGCAACTACTACGGTGCAGTTGAGCAAAAAGTTGCCTCAGAAAATATCTCTAAGGTGCTCTACCCCAACGACGACACCCAGGCGGGCAAGCAGCTACGCCTAGAACAGCAGTTTTTCTTTGTGTCTTGCTCGCTGCAAGATATGTGCCGCATTCTCAAGGGGCAGGGTATGACCGTGGAGCAGTTCCACGAGAAGTTTGCCCTTCAGCTCAATGACACTCACCCGGCGATCGCGGCCCCTGAGCTGATGCGCCTGCTGCTCGACGAGTATGGCCTCGACTGGACTCTGGCTTGGGAAATTACCCAAAAGACCCTGGCCTACACCAACCATACCCTCTTGCCCGAAGCGCTGGAAAAGTGGCCCGTCAGCCTGTTTGGCACCCTGCTGCCCCGCCATCTCGAGATCATTTACGAGATTAACCGCCGCTTTCTTGACTTAGTGCGGATGAAGTTTCCTAAGGATGCCGACCGGCTGGCCCGCATGTCGTTGATTGACGAGAGCGGCGATCGCTACGTGCGGATGGCCAACCTAGCCTGTGTCAGCAGCCACACCATCAACGGGGTCGCCGCCCTGCACAGCGAGCTGCTCAAAGAAACTGTCCTGCGCGACTTCTACGAGCTATTTCCCGAAAAGTTTTGCAACAAGACCAACGGCGTCACCCCCCGCCGCTGGATGGTACTCAGCAACCCCCGCCTGAGCACCCTGATCACCAGCCGGATTGGCGATCGCTGGATTAAGCAGCTAGACGAACTGAAGGCGATCGAACCCCTGGCTGCCGACGCAGGCTTTCGCGACGAGTGGCGGGCGATTAAACAGGCGGTCAAGCGCGATCTGGCCAGCCGCATCCACAGCCAGCACGGTGTTTTGGTCGACCCCGCCTCGCTGTTCGACGTGCAGGTGAAGCGCATCCACGAGTACAAGCGTCAGCACCTCAATGTGCTGCACATTGTCACCCTCTACAGCCAGCTCAAGCAAAACCCCAACCTCACGGTCACCCCCCGCACGTTTATCTTTAGCGGCAAGGCGGCCCCCGGCTATCACATGGCCAAGCTGATGATCAAGCTGATCACCGCCGTAGGCGACATGGTCAACAAAGACCCCGACCTGCGCAACCAGATCAAGGTCATTTTCTTACCCAACTACAACGTCACCAATAGCCAGCGCATTTACCCGGCCTCCGACCTGTCTGAGCAAATTTCTACTGCGGGCTTTGAGGCCTCGGGCACTGGCAATATGAAATTTGCCATGAACGGAGCGCTCACCATTGGCACTCTCGATGGTGCCAACGTAGAGATCCGCGATGCGGTGGGGGCCGAGAACTTCTTCCTGTTTGGCCTCACCGCCCCTGAGGTGGTCGCCCTCAAAACCCAGGGCTACAACCCCTATAGCTACTACCAGCGCAACGCCATGCTCAAGGATGCCGTCGATCTGATTGCCTCGGGCCACTTTTCCCACGGCGATGGCGATCTATTTAAGCCGCTACTCGATAAATTGCTGCACCACGACCCGTTTATGCTGCTGGCCGACTACCAGGCCTACATCGATTGCCAG is a genomic window of Nodosilinea sp. E11 containing:
- a CDS encoding glycogen/starch/alpha-glucan phosphorylase — protein: MDTPSPVDVAVSTALAKERTATDIESIKRTFLNNLFYVQGKPVSLATQHDYYMALAYLVRDRMLHRWNGTAESYTQHRARTVCYLSAEFLMGPHLGNNLINMGIYEPVKQAMEELGLDFDTLLAQEEEPGLGNGGLGRLAACYLDSLASLEVPSVGYGIRYEFGIFEQDLRDGWQVERTDKWLRYGNPWEVARPEWSVEVKFGGYTETYIDDQNRYRVRWVPDREVLGVPYDTPILGYQVHTANTLRLWKAEAIESFDFAVFNQGNYYGAVEQKVASENISKVLYPNDDTQAGKQLRLEQQFFFVSCSLQDMCRILKGQGMTVEQFHEKFALQLNDTHPAIAAPELMRLLLDEYGLDWTLAWEITQKTLAYTNHTLLPEALEKWPVSLFGTLLPRHLEIIYEINRRFLDLVRMKFPKDADRLARMSLIDESGDRYVRMANLACVSSHTINGVAALHSELLKETVLRDFYELFPEKFCNKTNGVTPRRWMVLSNPRLSTLITSRIGDRWIKQLDELKAIEPLAADAGFRDEWRAIKQAVKRDLASRIHSQHGVLVDPASLFDVQVKRIHEYKRQHLNVLHIVTLYSQLKQNPNLTVTPRTFIFSGKAAPGYHMAKLMIKLITAVGDMVNKDPDLRNQIKVIFLPNYNVTNSQRIYPASDLSEQISTAGFEASGTGNMKFAMNGALTIGTLDGANVEIRDAVGAENFFLFGLTAPEVVALKTQGYNPYSYYQRNAMLKDAVDLIASGHFSHGDGDLFKPLLDKLLHHDPFMLLADYQAYIDCQKTVGHAYSDSDSWTRMAILNSVRMGSFSSDRSIAEYCSDIWKVAPFPVGLVDYGDIGGESGGKLTCKLS